From the Carassius auratus strain Wakin unplaced genomic scaffold, ASM336829v1 scaf_tig00217205, whole genome shotgun sequence genome, one window contains:
- the LOC113100242 gene encoding high affinity cationic amino acid transporter 1-like isoform X2, with the protein MMFLKKLLRFGKQLLRLKVVDCNSEDSRLSRCLNTFDLVALGVGSTLGAGVYVLAGAVARENAGPAIVLSFLIAAMASVLAGLCYAEFGARVPKTGSAYLYSYVTVGELWAFITGWNLILSYVIGTSSVARAWSATFDELIGKQIEHFCRQYMSMNAPGILAEYPDMFSVFIILTLTGLLAFGVKESAMVNKVFTCINVLVLLFMVVSGLVKGTLKNWHLDPDEILYGTNSTINATQPLPSKEILGEGGFMPFGFTGVLSGAATCFYAFVGFDCIATTGEEVKNPQRAIPIGIVSSLLICFVAYFGVSAALTMMMPYYMLDKNSPLPAAFKYVGWEGATYAVAVGSLCALSTSLLGSLFPLPRIIFAMARDGLLFSFLARVSEKKTPVVSTLASGVIAAIMAFLFDLKDLVDLMSIGTLLAYTLVAACVLVLRYQPDTFPPTYHIANTPDEMEMSETISTPSMGILPGIEERFSFKTLLFPNITEPSNLSGYTVNICASLLGLLIFSFSLLAVLGGSAVWNIVILSVLFSICVIVTFIIWRQPQSKTKLSFKVPLLPFIPVVSMFVNVYLMMQLDRGTWVRFAMWMSIGLIIYFGYGIWHSTEATLAHSSMEEELSVYKPTCSLNRDSVTPEKEAFLCNGSRVDEDL; encoded by the exons ATGATGTTTTTGAAAAAGCTTCTGCGTTTCGGGAAACAGCTGCTAAGGTTGAAGGTTGTCGACTGCAACTCGGAGGATTCGCGACTCTCCCGATGCTTGAACACATTTGACCTGGTGGCTCTTGGTGTGGGCAGCACCTTGGGAGCTGGGGTGTATGTCCTCGCTGGAGCCGTGGCCCGAGAAAACGCAGGACCAGCCATCGTCCTGTCATTCCTCATCGCAGCCATGGCCTCAGTGCTCGCGGGCCTCTGTTATGCAGAGTTTGGGGCGAGAGTGCCGAAAACGGGCTCAGCATACCTGTACAGCTATGTGACTGTTGGGGAGCTGTGGGCCTTTATTACTGGCTGGAATCTTATACTTTCATATGTAATAG GTACATCAAGTGTCGCCCGAGCTTGGAGTGCCACATTTGATGAGCTGATTGGAAAACAAATTGAGCATTTTTGTCGACAGTACATGTCCATGAATGCCCCGGGGATTCTGGCGGAGTACCCAGATATGTTTTCAGTATTCATCATCCTTACTCTCACAG GCCTGCTGGCCTTCGGCGTGAAGGAGTCAGCCATGGTCAACAAAGTGTTCACCTGCATCAACGTCCTGGTGCTGTTGTTCATGGTTGTATCTGGACTGGTTAAAGGTACACTGAAGAATTGGCACCTGGACCCTGATGAGATTCTCTATGGAACCAATTCCACCATTAA CGCTACACAGCCCCTGCCATCAAAAGAGATTCTGGGTGAAGGTGGGTTCATGCCTTTCGGCTTCACAGGGGTCTTATCAGGGGCAGCTACCTGCTTTTACGCCTTCGTTGGGTTCGACTGTATTGCAACTACAG GTGAGGAGGTGAAGAACCCCCAGAGAGCCATTCCCATTGGCATCGTCTCCTCCCTCCTTATCTGTTTTGTAGCATACTTTGGTGTATCGGCAGCCCTCACCATGATGATGCCGTATTACATGCTGGATAAGAACAGCCCTCTTCCCGCGGCCTTTAAGTACGTTGGCTGGGAAGGAGCCACATACGCTGTGGCGGTAGGCTCCCTTTGCGCCCTGTCTACCAG TCTCTTGGGGTCCTTGTTCCCCCTCCCACGTATAATCTTTGCCATGGCCCGAGATGGTCTGCTCTTCTCGTTTCTGGCACGAGTGAGCGAGAAGAAGACGCCCGTCGTGTCCACTCTGGCCTCCGGGGTCATTGCTG CTATTATGGCTTTCCTGTTTGACCTGAAGGACCTGGTTGATCTGATGTCTATAGGAACTCTTTTGGCCTACACGCTGGTCGCTGCCTGTGTTCTAGTACTCAG GTACCAGCCCGATACGTTTCCTCCAACATATCACATAGCCAACACACCGGACGAGATGGAAATGAGCGAGACCATAAGTACACCTAGCATGGGGATTCTTCCCGGCATAGAAGAGCGTTTCAGCTTCAAAACACTGCTCTTCCCCAACATCACTGAGCCCTCCAACCTTTCAGGCTACACTGTTAACATCTGTGCGAGTCTGCTTG GTCTGCTGATCTTCAGCTTTAGTCTGTTGGCCGTCCTGGGTGGAAGTGCAGTGTGGAATATTGTCATCCTCAGTGTCCTGTTCAGCATTTGTGTCATAGTCACATTTATCATCTGGAGACAACCTCAGAGTAAAACCAAGCTCTCTTTTAAG GTTCCTTTACTTCCATTCATCCCAGTGGTCAGCATGTTTGTCAATGTGTACCTGATGATGCAGCTGGACAGGGGTACCTGGGTACGATTTGCCATGTGGATGTCTATAG GACTCATAATCTACTTTGGCTATGGAATCTGGCACAGCACTGAAGCCACACTGGCCCATTCCAGTATGGAAGAGGAACTGAGTGTGTACAAACCCACCTGCAGTCTAAACAGGGACAGTGTGACCCCGGAAAAGGAGGCTTTCCTCTGTAACGGTTCACGAGTTGACGAAGATCTCTAA
- the LOC113100242 gene encoding high affinity cationic amino acid transporter 1-like isoform X1, whose amino-acid sequence MMFLKKLLRFGKQLLRLKVVDCNSEDSRLSRCLNTFDLVALGVGSTLGAGVYVLAGAVARENAGPAIVLSFLIAAMASVLAGLCYAEFGARVPKTGSAYLYSYVTVGELWAFITGWNLILSYVIGTSSVARAWSATFDELIGKQIEHFCRQYMSMNAPGILAEYPDMFSVFIILTLTGLLAFGVKESAMVNKVFTCINVLVLLFMVVSGLVKGTLKNWHLDPDEILYGTNSTINATQPLPSKEILGEGGFMPFGFTGVLSGAATCFYAFVGFDCIATTGEEVKNPQRAIPIGIVSSLLICFVAYFGVSAALTMMMPYYMLDKNSPLPAAFKYVGWEGATYAVAVGSLCALSTSLLGAMFPMPRVIWAMADDGLLFKFMTGINERTKTPIRATITAGIVAAIMAFLFDLKDLVDLMSIGTLLAYTLVAACVLVLRYQPDTFPPTYHIANTPDEMEMSETISTPSMGILPGIEERFSFKTLLFPNITEPSNLSGYTVNICASLLGLLIFSFSLLAVLGGSAVWNIVILSVLFSICVIVTFIIWRQPQSKTKLSFKVPLLPFIPVVSMFVNVYLMMQLDRGTWVRFAMWMSIGLIIYFGYGIWHSTEATLAHSSMEEELSVYKPTCSLNRDSVTPEKEAFLCNGSRVDEDL is encoded by the exons ATGATGTTTTTGAAAAAGCTTCTGCGTTTCGGGAAACAGCTGCTAAGGTTGAAGGTTGTCGACTGCAACTCGGAGGATTCGCGACTCTCCCGATGCTTGAACACATTTGACCTGGTGGCTCTTGGTGTGGGCAGCACCTTGGGAGCTGGGGTGTATGTCCTCGCTGGAGCCGTGGCCCGAGAAAACGCAGGACCAGCCATCGTCCTGTCATTCCTCATCGCAGCCATGGCCTCAGTGCTCGCGGGCCTCTGTTATGCAGAGTTTGGGGCGAGAGTGCCGAAAACGGGCTCAGCATACCTGTACAGCTATGTGACTGTTGGGGAGCTGTGGGCCTTTATTACTGGCTGGAATCTTATACTTTCATATGTAATAG GTACATCAAGTGTCGCCCGAGCTTGGAGTGCCACATTTGATGAGCTGATTGGAAAACAAATTGAGCATTTTTGTCGACAGTACATGTCCATGAATGCCCCGGGGATTCTGGCGGAGTACCCAGATATGTTTTCAGTATTCATCATCCTTACTCTCACAG GCCTGCTGGCCTTCGGCGTGAAGGAGTCAGCCATGGTCAACAAAGTGTTCACCTGCATCAACGTCCTGGTGCTGTTGTTCATGGTTGTATCTGGACTGGTTAAAGGTACACTGAAGAATTGGCACCTGGACCCTGATGAGATTCTCTATGGAACCAATTCCACCATTAA CGCTACACAGCCCCTGCCATCAAAAGAGATTCTGGGTGAAGGTGGGTTCATGCCTTTCGGCTTCACAGGGGTCTTATCAGGGGCAGCTACCTGCTTTTACGCCTTCGTTGGGTTCGACTGTATTGCAACTACAG GTGAGGAGGTGAAGAACCCCCAGAGAGCCATTCCCATTGGCATCGTCTCCTCCCTCCTTATCTGTTTTGTAGCATACTTTGGTGTATCGGCAGCCCTCACCATGATGATGCCGTATTACATGCTGGATAAGAACAGCCCTCTTCCCGCGGCCTTTAAGTACGTTGGCTGGGAAGGAGCCACATACGCTGTGGCGGTAGGCTCCCTTTGCGCCCTGTCTACCAG CCTGCTTGGCGCCATGTTCCCCATGCCCCGTGTCATCTGGGCCATGGCTGACGATGGCCTGCTCTTCAAATTCATGACTGGGATCAACGAGAGAACAAAAACACCCATACGCGCCACTATAACAGCAGGCATTGTCGCAG CTATTATGGCTTTCCTGTTTGACCTGAAGGACCTGGTTGATCTGATGTCTATAGGAACTCTTTTGGCCTACACGCTGGTCGCTGCCTGTGTTCTAGTACTCAG GTACCAGCCCGATACGTTTCCTCCAACATATCACATAGCCAACACACCGGACGAGATGGAAATGAGCGAGACCATAAGTACACCTAGCATGGGGATTCTTCCCGGCATAGAAGAGCGTTTCAGCTTCAAAACACTGCTCTTCCCCAACATCACTGAGCCCTCCAACCTTTCAGGCTACACTGTTAACATCTGTGCGAGTCTGCTTG GTCTGCTGATCTTCAGCTTTAGTCTGTTGGCCGTCCTGGGTGGAAGTGCAGTGTGGAATATTGTCATCCTCAGTGTCCTGTTCAGCATTTGTGTCATAGTCACATTTATCATCTGGAGACAACCTCAGAGTAAAACCAAGCTCTCTTTTAAG GTTCCTTTACTTCCATTCATCCCAGTGGTCAGCATGTTTGTCAATGTGTACCTGATGATGCAGCTGGACAGGGGTACCTGGGTACGATTTGCCATGTGGATGTCTATAG GACTCATAATCTACTTTGGCTATGGAATCTGGCACAGCACTGAAGCCACACTGGCCCATTCCAGTATGGAAGAGGAACTGAGTGTGTACAAACCCACCTGCAGTCTAAACAGGGACAGTGTGACCCCGGAAAAGGAGGCTTTCCTCTGTAACGGTTCACGAGTTGACGAAGATCTCTAA